In Astyanax mexicanus isolate ESR-SI-001 chromosome 7, AstMex3_surface, whole genome shotgun sequence, the genomic stretch atatatgtctaaaaacaaacatttagttCATACACAAAGACAGACAGGTTTATAATTTGGGGTATAATCTAAACAGTAGCACAGCCTGACCGGAAAATAACGCTTGCTTGGTTTATAGGACTAATTAAAAAAACGCCAACTTCACTATTATCTTATTAATTCTAGAGTTGTAATAACAGATACAGGGTAAATAGCAGGTTAAACACTACAACTAGTCTATTTAACTACACTACAGACTATAAGCAGCTACAGTTCTGTTAGTTAGGTTAACTAGTTCCCGTTACTACCGTTACTAATTCTAAAACAGACTGCAGGTTTCTACTGTAACTAACTACTCCCCAGAAACACGGAAACTGAACCTCCAGCCGGCGGAATATAGACTTCGCAGTCTCATGTTCTTTGCAAAGGTTCGCCATTCGGACAGTCGAGCGGTCAGACTGACCTACTGTCTCTCTAAACCTACAGTGAACAGAACTGaggagtctgtctgtctctctctctctgtcgctctctctctcactttcccacAGGCTGGATTATCAGATCAGTCCGCCCACAGCACAGGCTTTAGTGACGCTGCGGCACCGACAGCCAATCACCTTTCAGCTGTATTACTATCACCAATCACCAGAGCCGGGTTATGGAAAGCCCGCCCACTTTCATACAATACAGACACGCTGATTTTAAACAGCGCAGTTTATCAGACTTCTACCTGTGATTAGATCACACTCAGTTTTTAATGTGCTGGGGAAATCTAATTTTAGCTTTAGTGCAGCAGAGAGCAAGAGtcactttttactattttactctCTAACCACCTCTGTCTTACATTTAtcctatttaatttgttttcttaattttttttatatatttgtcctatttatttgtatttcgttttttttcctaatttgttTTCTTAATTAGTTTCTGTTTGACAtttgtcatatttttatttttttattaatttgttttctttttttttttttttttacatttgatctgttttaatttgttttattttgatttgttttacaGCCGtcctattttaattgttttattttcttaatttgttTTCCTAATTTTACATTtgactcattttttttattatttgttttcctagtttatttttttttttttgtctgattttagtttgttcattttttttgttttcttttttttacctttgtcCTATTGTTATTAGTTTGATTttcttaatttgttttatttatttgttttttttttacattcgtTTTTTatctcactcagcatcctgatcCACCCTCCCCCCTCCAATCAACACAGTACTGATACTTTTGATACTTTTGAACTGACATGCCCCTGTCCAAGCCAGTAtacaaggaacgtgagcaaaaaaatGGAGGAAACCGGTGGAGAATGAAAACGGGGGGAaatgaaaacgggtgggaaacgAAAACGGGGGGAAgatgaaaacgggtggaaaacgaaAAAAGGTGGACAACGAAAAGAGGCGGAAAATGAAAACGGTTGTAAAACGAAAACGGGTGCAAAAAGAAAACGGGTGGGAAacaaaaacgggtggaaaatgaaaacgggtgtAAACCTTTCGGGTGGAAACAGAGATCACGCAAAGCATAAGCGAGGAAGACAACAGGCAGGGTAAACAAAGGCTAATCCTGGAAAGCGAGACATACACACTGTAGAGAAGCATgagggaggaggagagggagagaggagcaGGGGCGTAGCAACAAATTCTGGGTCCTGTTCACTGTCACTGTAAGTGGGcctctatccatgccagtacacaaggaacataAGAGAAaacaaatcaggattttcatgagCCCCTCTCcgtactcgggccctgggtagttaggtccacttttccccccactaccacgcccatggttaccctcaatgtactcccgagtttaaataaattatttaattgatttcCCTCGTTATATCAGAACATGACTtcacaccgctagagggagcacGCAAGTGAGAAAAAATGAATGGGAGTATGGAGGTaaacggcaaaaaaaaaatatatataataaaattaattaaaatttaaaatcaaaagctttatatattgtgtctgcggtgctgaaacatttgatattgttctaTGTTAAAGAGGAAGTGAATGTTTTTTCagtataaacattattaaacatgaataaactgattttaaaatgattttacctAAATGTTCAGTAAGAACCCATTCATTCCTCTGGTGGCTCGGAAACTCGGAAAAGACTCTAAAGTGTCTATTCTCTGTTTAACCCGATCAGATGTAACAATATTCAGAGACTGCATTACAATGATCCGGTTTGAGTGAGcattaaaatgtctttaattttATGGCATTTCATCTCTTGCTGTACATTTTTACTGTTTCACTTATATCTTATATTTTGATCAGATTCAAGTAACCAATTAATTCAATTAACCAATCTGATTCAAGTAACCAAATTCCTATCAATCTTTCTGTTGGTATAAAACATGATTACTATAAAACAACactaaaattataaaaagaataaTTAACAGAAAATACACACAACAATACTTTATGATAAACAATAATGACaatgataaataattaaaatgcaaaaataaatatgatCATAAATGATaaagattatataaatattattttcgtTGTATTAGGTTTTATGATCGCTTTTCGCAACATCCAATCAGATTTCGCTGTCGTGTCCATAAGGTTAAAGGTAACTACGGCAAGCGGGAAGGGTCAGAACTGCGTGATCCGTCCTGCAGGAGTTTGGAGTGGATTGTTGTTTAGGAGAAGCAAAGGAAGAAGAAAACAagattttcatcattttaaaccGGATAAACCGGAGTTCAGGGCAGGTGAGGAGAGGTTGGTCTGAAGTCTGGAGACTTGGGTTTTTTTAGCAGCAAAAATAGAGAGAGGGGAAGCTAAGCTAAatgtaaacagctggtctgagtGAAATCTGTTCTATAGctacagtgtgtttatttattaactaGAGGACTGAAACACAAATCAGGTCATTACACTTAATGCGAAGCTTCGATTATATTTAAACCTGCTTTTCTGTGTCTctaccagtctgtctgtctctctatctgtctgtccccTATCTCGCTCTGTCTGTCAGTCATCTGGATGAGATCTGTCTCGTGTATTACAGATGGGTTTTTCACGGATCACAGTATTCTTGGCGTTGATCACTtgtctatttttctttattcgttgatttatttatgtgttaattacacattttataatttaaaaaatctatatttgatgCACAATACATCTGGTTAACATAAAAATACCAAATTGTGCAGGGAATGTGCAAAACAATTGTTTTCCTAAATTAAATTTGCATTATAGGTACACACTTGGGGTTTAGACGGAAAATGGGTGacaaaaactataataataataataataataatttatgtagatctttttttatataattatttgtgATGTTGGTCATGTCACCATTTCCAGACTTGACTTGAGAGTCTTTAAATAGAAATTTATATTATCACATGTTCTTAGCTTGAGTGGTAGAAAGTTCCAGAGACAAGCTTATTTTATTTGAAGGCACAACAGTGTAGATTGTCTGAAAGCAAAACAAGCCTTCATATTATTGTTCATGTTCACAAACTACATCCTTTTCTtaattcattaaatatatatcatattgaATCATAGTTTACACGCAGTCACAGACCTACAGCTCCAGCATGTTGTGTTTTCCTACGTGTGAATGTTAATGCAAATCTGTATTTTTTCAGCACTTTAAAATGCAGAGTAGAAGAAGACATGGGCAGTCCACGATAGGGCTTTGGCTTTTGCTGCTGTCCTGCTGCCTGCTGGGTGTCCAGTCCCATGGGGGTCATCATGAGCAAGTGGCTGGGTCACCTCAGGGTGGAGATGCGTACCCTCCCATCACTCGCCTGGACAGGAACATGGTCCAGGACAAAGAGTGAGTGCACTGAATGTGATTTTTTGTGTCATTTGTCTTTCAGTTTGCTTAACTGTAAGTTAATAAGTAAGTGTTTAATATCCTGGCCTGCTATTTAGGGGGCTTGAAGTTAATGCAGCctgtttggacaaaaaaaaaaaaaaaaaaactaaactgagtGAGACATTTTCGACTGCTGCCAAAACATAATTTCAATAGTACATTGAATCTCATATTTAATCAAGCATTTCAGAATAAAAAAGGTGTTCTAAGCTCAGTGCCAAATCTGCAGAGATTTAAGACTTGGGATTTGGGATTGCATTTAAATGTTGAATATGTTTTTCTAGTGAAATACTTAAGAGAGACATTTACTGCTGTCTTTTTAAATTTCCAAGTGATTTGAAAAACCCGTGTCTGTTTTAAAGTAACTAACTGTATTCACCTTCAACTTTAGCACTTTCTAGATCAGAATTTAAGACACCTGTTTCTAATTATAAAAGgattatttagttttaaaaaaagagCCAAAAATTCTGTTGGAATTTTTTATCTATTTCTAATTGTGTAATGAGAAAATATTGATACCTACATTTTTCAGACTTATCACATCCTAATTTTGAGGATTCTTGGTAATCACtatagtttaaaaagtgaaatgcaTTGCACAAATAAAAGCACACAGAATCTAagttttttgcatatatatatatatatattaacatttaaaaatatgtatttaataataacaggAACTTGTGCTTTACGCTCTTTCTATAATTTAATATTGCACATGATGCTAAGCTTTAAACAAGCACTCATTTCAAACTGCAACATTTGTTGTTTATAGTATTTACTCCGTGAATCATGATGAGTGGTTGCcttgtgctttttttcacatttgcttttttttttttccccatctcTCTTTTAAGCCACATCATGGAGCATTTGGAAGGGGTGATCGAGAAACCCGAATCAGACATGACCCCTCAAGAACTGCAGCTCCATTATTTCAAAATGCATGACTACGATGGCAACAACTTGCTTGATGGGCTTGAGCTTGCCACTGctattacacatgtacataaagAGGTGGGTGGCTGCAAACCTTCAGGGTTGGTTTCGGTTATTTTCTGATGCAGTACTGACCAGCACAATTCTTCTTGTCATTTAGCTGATCTTAACTTTCTGAGTTACCATTTAATCAGGTGTGTTGACTTTTTAGGTATTGTAGATGTCAGC encodes the following:
- the mcfd2 gene encoding multiple coagulation factor deficiency protein 2, with amino-acid sequence MQSRRRHGQSTIGLWLLLLSCCLLGVQSHGGHHEQVAGSPQGGDAYPPITRLDRNMVQDKDHIMEHLEGVIEKPESDMTPQELQLHYFKMHDYDGNNLLDGLELATAITHVHKEERGENSHPMKEEELIRLIDEVLRDDDRNNDGYIDYAEFARSLE